A window of the Lolium perenne isolate Kyuss_39 chromosome 7, Kyuss_2.0, whole genome shotgun sequence genome harbors these coding sequences:
- the LOC127313211 gene encoding uncharacterized protein, producing the protein MAPSFGRSISFPLTPGRASSKPRHSRSISLPARTTSSHPLLAELNTRIAAVRSLTHSSLTASLTQIHALHSALADLLLLQDPQDALHRATNVGDRLLDAFLLLADAHQGFQECLLVLKHAVAESSAALRRGDAARAASATRSQRRAEKELARLAVSVSSKCARLSLVGTEDAEMAVALMEAAAASSAASALVFSAASSMSSSSAASSCKKITSVFSSFGKKATAPETTTEQALERLHALEQCFDECDGLCDMVFRSIVQTRVSLLNIMTPTI; encoded by the coding sequence ATGGCTCCCAGCTTTGGTCGATCCATCTCTTTCCCTCTCACGCCGGGGAGGGCTTCCTCCAAGCCCCGCCACAGCCGCTCCATCAGCCTACCGGCCCGCACCACCTCCTCCCACCCGCTCCTCGCTGAACTGAACACCCGCATCGCCGCCGTCCGATCATTGACCCACTCCTCCCTCACGGCCAGCCTCACCCAGATCCATGCCCTCCACTCCGCCCTCGCCGACCTCTTGCTCCTTCAAGACCCGCAGGACGCGCTCCACCGGGCCACCAACGTCGGCGACCGCCTCCTGGACGCCTTCCTCCTCCTCGCCGACGCGCACCAGGGCTTCCAAGAGTGCCTCCTCGTCCTAAAACATGCCGTGGCCGAGTCCAGCGCCGCGCTCCGGAGGGGTGACGCCGCCAGGGCCGCCTCCGCCACGAGGTCCCAGCGCAGAGCCGAGAAGGAGCTCGCCCGCCTCGCCGTGTCCGTCTCCTCCAAGTGCGCGCGCCTAAGCCTTGTCGGCACTGAGGATGCCGAGATGGCCGTTGCGCTCATGGAGGCGGCTGCCGCGAGCTCCGCGGCCTCTGCTCTTGTGTTCTCCGCCGCCTCGTCCATGTCATCGTCTTCAGCGGCTTCATCTTGCAAGAAGATCACCTCCGTGTTCAGTTCTTTTGGCAAGAAAGccacggcgccggagacgacgaccgagCAGGCGCTGGAGAGGCTGCACGCGCTCGAGCAGTGTTTCGACGAGTGCGACGGACTCTGCGACATGGTGTTCAGGAGCATTGTGCAGACAAGGGTTTCGCTGCTCAACATCATGACGCCTACAATCTAG
- the LOC127313210 gene encoding uncharacterized protein, whose amino-acid sequence MAPSFGRSISFPLTPGRASSKPRHSRSISLPACTTSSHPLLAELNTRIAAVRSLTHSSLTASLTQIHALHSALADLLLLQDPQDALHRATNVGDRLLDAFLLLADAHQGFQECLIALKHAVAESSAALRRCDAARAASATRSQRRAEKELARLAVSVSDVSSKCARLSLVGTEDAEMAGALVEAAAASSTASALVFSAASSISSCSAASSCKKITSVFSSFGKKATPETTEQALERLRALEQCFDECDGLCDMVFRSMVQTRVSLLNIMTPTI is encoded by the coding sequence ATGGCTCCCAGCTTTGGTCGATCCATCTCTTTCCCTCTCACGCCGGGGAGGGCTTCCTCCAAGCCCCGCCACAGCCGCTCCATCAGCCTACCGGCCTGCACCACCTCCTCCCACCCGCTCCTCGCTGAACTGAACACCCGCATCGCCGCCGTCCGATCATTGACCCACTCCTCCCTCACGGCCAGCCTCACCCAGATCCATGCCCTCCACTCCGCCCTCGCCGACCTCTTGCTCCTTCAAGACCCGCAGGACGCGCTCCACCGGGCCACCAACGTCGGCGACCGCCTCCTGGACGCCTTCCTCCTCCTCGCCGACGCGCACCAGGGCTTCCAAGAGTGCCTCATCGCCCTAAAACATGCCGTGGCAGAGTCCAGCGCGGCGCTCCGGAGGTGTGACGCCGCCAGGGCCGCCTCCGCCACGAGGTCCCAGCGCAGGGCCGAGAAGGAGCTCGCCCGCCTCGCCGTGTCCGTCTCCGACGTCTCCTCCAAGTGCGCGCGCCTAAGCCTTGTCGGCACTGAGGATGCCGAGATGGCCGGTGCGCTCGTGGAGGCGGCTGCCGCGAGCTCTACGGCCTCTGCTCTTGTGTTCTCGGCCGCCTCCTCCATCTCATCGTGTTCAGCGGCTTCATCTTGCAAGAAGATCACCTCCGTGTTCAGTTCTTTTGGCAAGAAAGCCACGCCGGAGACGACCGAGCAGGCGCTGGAGAGGCTGCGCGCGCTCGAGCAGTGTTTCGACGAGTGCGACGGACTCTGCGACATGGTGTTCAGGAGCATGGTGCAGACAAGGGTTTCGCTGCTCAACATCATGACGCCTACAATCTAG